One Tepidibacillus fermentans genomic window, TATGAAATAAAGGGGAAGATTAGAAGTGAAATCTAAATTATTCTTTTGCAAGTAAAGTTAAAAGTCTTTCTTTTAATCGGGAGAAATTCTCTCCTGTAATAATGCTAGGATCTCTTGGTCGAGGTAAATCAATCTCGACGATTTCCTTCACTCGGGCTGGACGGTGAGAAAAAACATAGACGCGGTCAGAAAGATAAACCGCTTCATCAATACTATGAGTCACAAAAAGTATGGTGTGGTGATATTTCTCCCAAATTTCTAATAGCCAATGTTGCATTTTCATTCTTGTAATTTCATCTAAGGCACCAAACGGTTCATCTAATAATAATACATTGTTATCTAACAAGATTGTACGAAGAAGAGCCGCTCTTTGCCTCATTCCGCCAGATAATGCAGAAGGATACTCGTTGGCAAATGAAGCTAGCCCAAAAACATCAAGATGTTCTAAGGCTTTTTTTCTTGCCGTTTCTTTGGGAATTCCTTTAATCTCCATTCCCAAAATTACATTATCCAATACTGTTCTCCATGGTAGTAGATGGTCCTTTTGCGGCATATAACTGACAAAGCCTTTTTTATTCTTAATCGATTGACCATCAAGTAAAATATCTCCCTTTGTGGGAGAGTCTAAACCACTGATTAGATTGAACAAAGTGCTTTTTCCACTCCCACTAGGGCCAATAATTGAGACAAATTCACCTTTTTCAATTTGCATCGAAATATCTTCTAATGTTTTAAAACTTCCATTTTGTAATGGATATTCTTTATATACATGTTGTAGTTCCAATTTAAAGGTAGTCATCTTCCTACATCCTTATTTTTTCGGTAAAAAGTCGTTTGTAAAAGCTTTATTCACATCAATCATTGAAGGTATGAGTTTATGATCGGCCATCCATTTGGCATAATTACTCCAAACTTCTGGTTTTTGAATTCCCCACTGCGGGGCATCTTCTTGATATTTTTTACTCAACCATTTTTGACTAGCTTTAACTAATTCTGCATTCATTCCTGGAACTTCTTTTAACAAAATATTTGCAGCCTCTTCTGGATTTGAAATGGCAAATTCATATCCTTTGCTTGTC contains:
- a CDS encoding ABC transporter ATP-binding protein encodes the protein MTTFKLELQHVYKEYPLQNGSFKTLEDISMQIEKGEFVSIIGPSGSGKSTLFNLISGLDSPTKGDILLDGQSIKNKKGFVSYMPQKDHLLPWRTVLDNVILGMEIKGIPKETARKKALEHLDVFGLASFANEYPSALSGGMRQRAALLRTILLDNNVLLLDEPFGALDEITRMKMQHWLLEIWEKYHHTILFVTHSIDEAVYLSDRVYVFSHRPARVKEIVEIDLPRPRDPSIITGENFSRLKERLLTLLAKE